The following coding sequences are from one Pseudomonadales bacterium window:
- the rpmJ gene encoding 50S ribosomal protein L36 yields MKVRASVKKICRDCKIIKRKGVVRVICKTEPRHKQRQG; encoded by the coding sequence ATGAAAGTACGAGCGTCAGTTAAGAAAATTTGTCGTGACTGCAAAATTATAAAGCGTAAAGGCGTTGTCCGCGTTATCTGTAAAACAGAGCCGCGTCACAAGCAGCGTCAGGGCTAA